The window TTTATCTTCAGAGACAAAACTAATTAAAGACAATATTAAATCTTCaattaatagtaaaaattaGTAACACTAATAACTAAATTCCAAGAACCCCACCattaaaaacgaaaaaaaaaattaaaaaaaaaaaattaccctaCACCGCCACTACAGATCCCAGTGAGTGAAACCGAGAATCGACAAAGCGCCCCAGCCGATGATGCAGCCTGATCATCAGGAGCAGGCGGAAGCACCCTTCCATCAGCAAACAACAGCCGTTCATTCCTCTGACTCTGCTGCGGCTGCTCCACCACCACTCCACCTTCAAGCTCCGCCGCCGCCGCACCAAAAAACGCTCCATCCCCAAACCTCCTCTCCACCTCAAGAAACTCTCCAAGCGAAGATGGTCTCGCCTCTTCGTCCCTACACAGCCTCCACCACCTCCGCCGCCTCTCCACCATTATCTGCGGCGGAACGCCGCCGTTGCTTTTTCTTGTCTTCTTGGCCTTCCTGGtcacggacacggacacggtTACGTGGGGGTCTCGATTTTGTGATGGGGCTCTGAAAGTTATAGCGGGGAAGCTCACACCCATTAGAGTCCCCAAAGTTGTGCTTCTGTCATGAAAAAATGACCCTGTAGACTAAAccaaaaatggaaagaaattaacaaaaaagcaaaaaaatttaaagggtTTGAAGAATTTTGGGAAAATGGGCATACCTCAGTGTCAAGATCGGAGGAGGAAACGGAGGAGATTGTAGGAGATGAAGGTGGAGGTAGCATTTCATTTGTTGGATCtagcatttctttttctttcttttgctttgtGACAGGAGActttgtgcgtgtgtgtgttcCTTCTTGTAGATTACTCTACACAGTGAGTGAGAGACACTTTATTATATAATCAAGTAAAAATGTGGCAAGATCGGAAGTAATGTAAATGGAGGAGTATTGTGGTTCAAGTGTTtgcaaaggaagaaagaaattgGGGGCAGATTGGATGGTAACGTGTGGGATTTTGTTTTAGGAAGTAAGATTTGTGTTCGAAATGATTGATGTTGTCCTCATCACCTATGGACTGTACTGTAGTGtttccctttttgtttttgtttttgtttttttgttttttgaaatagtattgaaatttgaaaaggtCCCTTGAGGTTTTTTTAGGAATATAATATTATCATTGATGTCATCTCCCTTGAGGTAGACTTACGGTCGTAGAAAGTTTAACGGTGAATGGTCAGTGTCTCTTATATAACAGAAATGAGGACTTATTATACATACATCAATAATTTCCCATGATAGagctttaaactttaaaccacaattttcttttaaggaaATCCATTAATTAATGGTAGGGTCGTAGTCTTCAAACTCTGTCTAAGAGCATTCTTATTAAGTGTgtcaaatgttaaatatttagtatttgacatactaaactttaaaaaaccACTCAATCAAGTGTTATAAATGTCATAATATTTGGCATTGATGAATAGTTCAATCACAAATTTGAAACCGTATTGTTCACCAATTGtaaaacttatattattttttattcaagtgggtcttgctttcttttcttcttatttttttctttctcatctcCTTGTCTTTCTTCTGTCTTTCATTCTTGCTCTAAGAGCCTCcaaccatctctctctctctctctctctctctctctctctcgcgaCGTCTCTACCTCCCTCTCAGTCTTGGTAGTGACTGTGTGGGTTATGGATTTGGCGTTTTGGATTTGATCGGCGTGGGTGTGAGCGTGGGTCTTTGACTGGCATGGGTTCATGGGTTTCTAACCAGTGTGGACATGACGTTGAGGGTAGATTGGCGTGGGTCTCTGATCGCGTGGATCTCTCTCGgtggttgtttttctttttcctttttcgaTTGTTGGCGGTgatgaggttgtgggtttgtgattttggagggttgtttttctttttctttttccggtTGTTGGTGGTGAATTGTGATGAGattgtgggtttgtgatttggttaAGATTTTGGTAGTTGGTGGTCATGATTGTGGGTGGTGGTGATAGTGGCAGTTGTTGTAGCTGTGGTGGTGCTGACgggtggttttattttatttttttattttcaatggtGGTGGCCAGCAGCAACTAGCCATGGTGGTGGCCGGTAGCGGCTAGCCGTGGGTGTGGGTTTGTAAAGAAAGGGGTGGGTTTTCagagaaagaaacagagaataaaaaaacaacatttaaatgAAGTGCTAAAATAATTAGAATTTTTGATGTATGATGTATTATAAAGTGAgatgttaaaagctaaaattttgggttttgaggtggtatatgctaaaaattttacttCCCTTGATTGGAATGCTCTAACAGTCTTTCTTGTCTTCTTAgcatcaaaaattaataaatacttaataaataacaaacaaaaaaaagaagaaaaagagaaagagaaaagaagaagaaaagaaagaagctttCTGGTCTTCTTGATCAAGCAATGTGTAGACTCATTTCCATTAGATTTTGCTCAAATTGGAGCAATAATTATAGAATATTATAGGTCCAaagtataataaatatatattttctcctCTCATATAATAGTCTCTtagtaattaaatttatgatggaaCTCATTTTTCATGTGGAATAAGGCAATACACATTTAATATATTCTAGattctcaacaaataaaaataaaaacatttaatatattctaaaaatagcatattccttaatttttttttattagagttcAGCCACTTGGcacaattttttgtatttttactcAAGGCCACCACAATCCATCCTCCAATCATTTTGTTCTTattcaattttgataattagtttgagcaaaacaaaattaatttaacacCCTTAAGGCTATCATCCTTAAAATTAGGACAATAGACAAGTCGAGCCAAACCAagtattaaaagttcaaaattgtttattcaaatttatttcaaacACAACAAGTCAAGCCCAATTTCAttaccaaattaaattatatattcatgcttggtttttttttttttttttttttttttttttgtggtaaaacAAGCTTAAACTTGTTCATaagatatttgattttttttttttcttttcctatatataGTAAACActatgattaaattttttttatcccttcaaaaatctatcctaataattaataataattaaattataattgaaattatatgatttttttttagattgaaattatataatttgatttaattaaatatgatttttgtttataaacttataaaaatcaaattcacCGACTTGTgttgttaaaaattatatataattttattacgAAATAGACCatttatatcatcaataaattataaataataatttaaaatagtatgaacttatttacaaatttaccataaaaaaatctcaagtctatataatatgta of the Quercus robur chromosome 10, dhQueRobu3.1, whole genome shotgun sequence genome contains:
- the LOC126703077 gene encoding uncharacterized protein At3g17950, with product MLDPTNEMLPPPSSPTISSVSSSDLDTESTGSFFHDRSTTLGTLMGVSFPAITFRAPSQNRDPHVTVSVSVTRKAKKTRKSNGGVPPQIMVERRRRWWRLCRDEEARPSSLGEFLEVERRFGDGAFFGAAAAELEGGVVVEQPQQSQRNERLLFADGRVLPPAPDDQAASSAGALCRFSVSLTGICSGGVG